From Rutidosis leptorrhynchoides isolate AG116_Rl617_1_P2 chromosome 3, CSIRO_AGI_Rlap_v1, whole genome shotgun sequence, a single genomic window includes:
- the LOC139900270 gene encoding uncharacterized protein codes for MSQEQGYVEAKLTMKNMLNVIPQLKASMTENQQKIFRGTCFGPWLDLSYTGNDPGLVHAMLQRKSERPIGIDEKYPADDEEIWFSFRPNFKIRFSRREFCLITGFKFSRRTDMAHYIPRSYDVETPPIRRRCFPNRKVNSNITITDIQKLLYDGADFVVSDDDVVRLAIILIVERAFMGKQGIHVVSKKYLWLVEDFAKLNDYPWGNRIWDATYPVVKDGFQARESQLEVGKGYTLVGFMWSFKIWILEAYRRTIKSFAHKTDKNGVPRALFWKRSSAETFSVTDYLHLLNVMSQSQTQSNLSTDAKELYMSLVKRMDRQEKELQECRTQINDHERRISEQEKRISEQEQNQDEELLGRSFSDNENDKSAQRIRRGMRDRRPTRVLSSPFTTPGYRKPIEKLSDDVARKVKRLRVSEAEEVVNLDTEEQGVVEEEPHPIVEEDVVAPIVKKRKRSQKDWVNDEEIWSMVDRLVNDQGTLLPPPPNAWRDGRKHVGPAKDPKSMVDSKQETRCMFIFQNENFIYLTPEFWIRLLGLGYSGYLENLHIDGWATLMLRYRQRVLPRASQYSTPIIPTDSFACSSRWTVMPLGFLSSLAAFQSYYDDTQREEEKRKEAEKRGEVAITGENPPDYMYLIGLGDGSDELYPSWAYCDKILIPVHFYDAQHFILIVLNLEEQKILVYDSLPGHVDQEIVKLTKDLGDQLPVYLRAIDYFNQKQDSQIVDYLENKESIEFMTEAAPVVPVQGGSNGDCGVWVCIHMERVIFGWDEIPNIGDPKKAAENYRVRMAKTFFRARFDTQEPPPKEKAKVGN; via the exons ATGTCACAAGAACAG GGATATGTTGAGGCGAAGTTGACGATGAAGAATATGCTTAATGTTATACCTCAACTAAAGGCATCAATGACTGAGAATCAACAAAAAATTTTTAGGGGAACTTGTTTTGGTCCTTGGCTAGATCTTTCTTACACCGGCAATGATCCGGGCcttgtacatgcaatgctccaaAGAAAGAGTGAGCGACCGATAGGAATAGATGAAAAGTACCCTGCTGATGATGAGGAAATATGGTTTAGTTTCCGTCCGAATTTCAAAATTAGATTTAGTAGGCGGGAATTTTGTCTCATCACGGGGTTTAAGTTTAGTCGTCgcacggacatggcacattacattcCCAGAAGTTATGATGTAGAAACACCACCGATTAGACGACGTTGTTTCCCAAATCGTAAAGTTAATTCAAACATTACAATTACCGATATCCAAAAGCTTTTATATGATGGTGCTGATTTTGTGGTTAGTGATGATGATGTCGTGCGACTAGCCATTATTTTGATTGTGGAGAGAGCGTTTATGGGTAAGCAAGGGATTCATGTGGTGAGCAAAAAATACCTATGGCTAGTCGAAGACTTTGCTAAATTGAATGACTACCCGTGGGGTAATCGTATTTGGGATGCCACTTACCCCGTAGTTAAAGATGGATTTCAAGCTCGGGAAAGTCAGTTAGAGGTGGGAAAGGGTTATACTTTGGTCGGTTTTATGTGGTCATTTAAG atttggattctcgaggcaTATCGACGAACAATTAAAAGTTTTGCCCACAAGACAGACAAAAATGGAGTACCGAGGGCCTTATTTTGGAAACGTTCATCGGCTGAGACTTTTTCAGTCACTGATTACCTGCATCTACTAAACGTTATG tCTCAATCTCAGACTCAATCAAACTTATCTACTGATGCAAAGGAATTATACATGTCTTTGGTGAAACGGATGGATAGGCAAGAGAAGGAGCTGCAAGAGTGTAGAACGCAAATAAATGATCACGAGAGACGTATATCTGAACAAGAGAAACGAATATCAGAACAAGAGCAAAATCAAGATGAGGAGTTACTTGGTCGATCCTTCTCAGACAATGAAAACGACAAATCAGCTCAACGGATTAGACGTGGAATGAGAGATCGACGACCAACGCGTGTACTAAGCTCCCCTTTCACAACACCGGGATACAGAAAACCAATCGAGAAG CTGTCAGATGATGTTGCTCGCAAAGTGAAAAGGCTGAGGGTGTCTGAGGCTGAGGAGGTTGTTAATCTCGATACTGAAGAACAGGGTGTTGTTGAAGAAGAACCCCACCCTATTGTTGAAGAAGATGTTGTTGCTCCGATTGTGAAAAAGCGTAAACGGTCGCAAAAGGATTGGGTTAATGACGAGGAAATTTGGTCGATGGTAGACAGGCTAGTGAATGATCAAGGAACtctactaccaccaccacccaaTGCTTGGAGAGACGGTAGAAAGCACGTTGGGCCTGCAAAAGATCCGAAGAGTATGGTGGATAGTAAGCAAGAAACGCGGTGCATGTTCATTTTTCAGAACGAAAATTTTATATACCTCACACCTGAGTTTTGGATCAGGTTACTTGGTCTTGGATATTCCGGATACTTGGAAAACTTA catattgatggatgggctacACTTATGTTGAGATATCGTCAGAGGGTTCTCCCCCGAGCAAGCCAGTATTCCACTCCTATTATCCCGACCGACTCGTTTGCGTGTAGTTCTCGATGGACTGTCATGCCATTGGGTTTCCTTTCTAGCCTTGCAGCGTTTCAGTCCTATTATGATGATACACAAAGGGAGGAAGAGAAACGGAAAGAAGCGGAGAAAAGAGGAGAAGTAGCAATCACAGGGGAGAATCCACCtgattatatgtatttgattggaTTAGGGGATGGTAGTGATGAGCTATATCCATCCTGGGCCTATTGTGATAAG ATTTTGATCCCCGTTCACTTTTACGATGCTCAACACTTTATTCTGATTGTGTTGAACTTGGAGGAACAGAAGATATTGGTGTACGATAGTTTGCCCGGTCATGTTGATCAAGAAATTGTCAAGCTCACCAAAGATCTGGGAGATCAATTGCCTGTATACTTAAGAGCAATTGATTACTTTAACCAAAAGCAAGACTCCCAGATTGTTGACTACTTGGAAAACAAGGAGAGCATCGAGTTCATGACCGAGGCAGCACCAGTCGTGCCGGTGCAAGGTGGAAGTAATGGGGACTGTGGTGTTTGGGTCTGCATCCATATGGAGAGGGTGATCTTTGGGTGGGATGAAATCCCAAACATTGGAGATCCTAAAAAGGCCGCAGAAAACTACAGAGTGAGAATGGCCAAGACCTTCTTTCGTGCACGCTTTGATACCCAGGAACCCCCACCAAAAGAGAAAGCAAAAGTTGGTAATTGA
- the LOC139896614 gene encoding probable carboxylesterase 12: MDSSADEIITEIPYFIRVYKDGRYEKLSGTDTVSAGNDPTTGVQSKDVVISTDSQLFVRLYIPKTNTKKVPLLIFFHGGGFIIETAASPVYHNFLNLVSSESNVVIVSVNYRKAPDHPIPTCYHDSWEAIKWVAQHGNGNGPDPWLNEYPDYENVFFAGDSAGANIAHHMAIRVGSEHPGMKLAGVILLHPYFWGIDRVGSESQHPWLPGMTAIWMFAHPETSGLDDPLINPDMDPKVSDFGCSRVLVCVAELDILKDRGYLYNEILGKNGWTGDIQIFEDKGVDHVFFLKDPSAEITCTLRKRMCTFINS; this comes from the coding sequence ATGGATTCATCAGCTGATGAAATTATTACCGAAATCCCCTATTTCATTCGGGTATACAAAGATGGTCGATATGAAAAACTAAGCGGTACCGACACCGTTTCCGCCGGCAATGATCCGACAACCGGCGTTCAATCCAAAGACGTCGTTATCTCAACCGATTCCCAACTCTTCGTTAGGCTTTACATCCCCAAAACCAACACTAAAAAGGTCCCACTTCTCATATTTTTTCATGGCGGCGGTTTCATCATCGAAACAGCCGCCTCTCCTGTCTATCACAACTTCCTAAACCTCGTATCATCCGAATCCAATGTTGTCATAGTCTCGGTGAACTATCGGAAGGCGCCGGATCATCCTATTCCCACGTGCTACCATGATTCATGGGAAGCGATCAAGTGGGTCGCGCAACATGGTAATGGGAATGGGCCCGACCCATGGCTTAATGAATACCCGGACTATGAAAATGTTTTTTTCGCTGGCGATAGTGCGGGTGCGAATATCGCCCATCATATGGCTATTCGGGTCGGTTCTGAACATCCGGGTATGAAGCTTGCTGGGGTAATTTTACTACACCCTTATTTTTGGGGAATAGATCGAGTCGGATCGGAAAGCCAACACCCGTGGCTGCCAGGGATGACTGCTATATGGATGTTTGCCCACCCGGAAACAAGTGGGTTAGATGATCCGTTGATTAACCCCGACATGGACCCCAAAGTTTCAGATTTTGGATGCTCCAGGGTGTTGGTTTGTGTTGCTGAGCTGGATATATTGAAGGATAGGGGATATTTATATAACGAAATTTTGGGTAAAAATGGGTGGACTGGGGATATTCAAATTTTTGAAGATAAAGGGGTGGATCATGTGTTTTTCCTAAAAGACCCATCAGCTGAGATTACTTGTACTTTGCGCAAGAGAATGTGTACTTTCATCAACAGCTAG